From the genome of Pseudomonas hamedanensis:
ACGTACAGTCAGTTCCAGATCGTCAACCGGGCGAAGCAGGATCGGATCGATCTCGTCTTCCTGCTCGACAACCACTGGCTCACTGTCACCCTTGAGGTCGACGAACGCAGCCAACTGCTGTTGCAGGATGGTTGCAGCGCGGCGAATAGCCTCTTCAGGATCCAGAGTACCGTTGGTTTCCAGATCAATAACCAGCTTGTCCAGGTTGGTACGCTGCTCGACACGGGCGTTTTCCACCACGTACGCGATACGGCGAACCGGGCTGAACGAAGAGTCAAGCTGCAAGCGACCGATGCTGCGGCTTTCGTCTTCATCGCTCTGACGCGAGTCGGCTGGTTCATAACCACGACCACGAGCTACGGTGAGCTTCATGTTCAGGGCGCCGTTAGACGCCAGGTTAGCGATTACGTGATCGGGATTAACGATCTCGACATCATGATCCAGCTGAATATCGGCAGCGGTAACCACCCCCGAACCCTTCTTCGACAAGGTCAGCGTAACTTCGTCACGACCGTGCAGCTTGATGGCCAGACCTTTAAGGTTCAACAGGATTTCAATTACGTCTTCCTGTACACCTTCGATGGCGCTGTACTCGTGGAGCACACCGTCAATCTCGGCCTCGACTACTGCGCAGCCGGGCATTGAGGACAACAGGATGCGTCGCAGCGCGTTGCCCAGGGTGTGGCCAAAACCACGCTCGAGAGGCTCGAGAGTGATCTTGGCGCGGGTTGGACTGACAACCTGCACATCAATGTGGCGGGGTGTCAGGAACTCATTTACCGAAATCTGCATGGATGCACCTATTTTCTAGCCCTTACTTGGAGTAGAGCTCGACAATCAGGCTTTCGTTGATGTCGGCGGACAGATCACTGCGAGCAGGAACGTTCTTGAAAACGCCCGACTTCTTCTCAGTGTCTACTTCTACCCATTCTACGCGGCCACGTTGGGCACACAGATCGAGAGCTTGGACAATGCGAAGTTGGTTTTTTGCTTTCTCGCGAACTGCAACCACGTCACCAGCACGAACCTGATACGACGGAACGTTTACGGTCTGACCGTTGACGCTGATCGACTTGTGCGATACCAGCTGACGGGATTCGGCACGAGTCGAACCAAAGCCCATACGGTATACAACGTTGTCCAGACGGCATTCGAGCAGTTGCAGCAGGTTTTCACCGGTTGCACCTTTTTTGCCAGCAGCTTCTTTGTAGTAGCCGCTGAACTGACGCTCGAGAACGCCGTAGATACGACGGACCTTCTGCTTTTCACGCAGTTGGGTGCCGTAGTCGGACTGGCGGCCGCGGCGTTGGCCGTGGATACCAGGTGCTGCTTCAATGTTGCACTTCGATTCGATCGCGCGCACGCCGCTCTTCAGGAAGAGATCGGTGCCTTCGCGACGAGCGAGTTTGCATTTTGGACCAATGTAACGAGCCATTCTTTACAATCTCCTGGATTACACGCGGCGCTTCTTCGGCGGACGGCACCCGTTGTGCGGGATTGGCGTCACGTCGGTGATGCTGGCGATCTTGTAGCCACAGCCGTTCAAAGCGCGGACTGCGGATTCACGACCTGGACCTGGACCTTTGACGTTGACGTCGAGGTTTTTCAGGCCGTATTCCAGCGCAGCTTGACCAGCACGTTCAGCAGCTACTTGAGCAGCAAACGGGGTGGACTTGCGGGAACCGCGGAAACCCGAACCACCGGAGGTAGCCCAGGAAAGAGCGTTACCTTGACGGTCGGTGATGGTCACGATGGTGTTGTTAAAAGATGCATGGATGTGGGCGATGCCATCAACCACTGTCTTTTTAACTTTTTTACGAGGACGAGCAGCAGGTTTTGCCATGATTAAATTCCTGTCGATTCGCTGGGGCGATTACTTGCGGATCGGCTTACGCGGACCTTTACGGGTACGCGCGTTGGTCTTGGTACGCTGACCGCGCACTGGAAGACCGCGACGATGACGCAGACCGCGAT
Proteins encoded in this window:
- a CDS encoding DNA-directed RNA polymerase subunit alpha, yielding MQISVNEFLTPRHIDVQVVSPTRAKITLEPLERGFGHTLGNALRRILLSSMPGCAVVEAEIDGVLHEYSAIEGVQEDVIEILLNLKGLAIKLHGRDEVTLTLSKKGSGVVTAADIQLDHDVEIVNPDHVIANLASNGALNMKLTVARGRGYEPADSRQSDEDESRSIGRLQLDSSFSPVRRIAYVVENARVEQRTNLDKLVIDLETNGTLDPEEAIRRAATILQQQLAAFVDLKGDSEPVVVEQEDEIDPILLRPVDDLELTVRSANCLKAENIYYIGDLIQRTEVELLKTPNLGKKSLTEIKDVLASRGLSLGMRLDNWPPASLKKDDKATA
- the rpsD gene encoding 30S ribosomal protein S4, which produces MARYIGPKCKLARREGTDLFLKSGVRAIESKCNIEAAPGIHGQRRGRQSDYGTQLREKQKVRRIYGVLERQFSGYYKEAAGKKGATGENLLQLLECRLDNVVYRMGFGSTRAESRQLVSHKSISVNGQTVNVPSYQVRAGDVVAVREKAKNQLRIVQALDLCAQRGRVEWVEVDTEKKSGVFKNVPARSDLSADINESLIVELYSK
- the rpsK gene encoding 30S ribosomal protein S11, whose amino-acid sequence is MAKPAARPRKKVKKTVVDGIAHIHASFNNTIVTITDRQGNALSWATSGGSGFRGSRKSTPFAAQVAAERAGQAALEYGLKNLDVNVKGPGPGRESAVRALNGCGYKIASITDVTPIPHNGCRPPKKRRV